The genomic interval TTGAAGCGGATGTAGCCCAACAGCTCGCTGCGGCCGCGGCGTGCCAGGTCCTCGCCGGAGTAGCGGCCGAACGCACCCGTGCCGACGATGAGCACCGAGTTGGTGGGGCGCTCCTGCGAGGCCACCTGACGGAAGACGAACAGGCGCAAGAGCAGCGCCACCGGCCAGAAGAGCACCAGCAGCGGCACCAGGCCCGGCACCTTCAAGGTCTCCGGCATCGCCAGGTTCACCGCGGCAAGGACGGTCACGACCGCCAGCGTCGTCACGGAGACCAGCGCCACGTGGTCCAGCTTGCTGCGCTCCGCGAAGCGCGAGTCGTAGAGGCACAGCGCGGTGCCCGTGATGATCCACACGACCAGCGCCGCGAGGATGATCGCCGGCAACAGCCAGCCGGGCTGCGCGAACAGCAGCCCGTCCAGCCACGCCGAGGCCGTCAGCACCACGGACATGAGCGCCAGGTCCACCGTGAGGTTCAGCTTCGCGGCGAAGCCCGGCGCCAGCTTGGGGCCAGGGACCTGCTCCTCCACCGCGGAGTCCATCGCGTTTGCCTGAGCGGATACCGACCCAGGACTCCCGACCGCCGCACCAGTACTTGCGCTGCTCATCGTGTCCACCCCCCTCTACCTGCCCACTGTGATGTGCAGTTGTGGTGATAGAGGCTGCCGTTGAGGCTGAAAAACTTCAAGTCGGAAAGAACTGCTTTTTGCCATGTTTGTGCGGTGCGTAGCAAGCCCCGGCACGGCGACTAAGACGTGACATGGTGTGAAATCTTTGGATCATCCGACTCTCGTCCCATCTCATGGGGCCCATCGAACACCCGGCAGGACATCCGGACTTTCCGGGATGTCGCAACCTGGTCGCGACAGGATGCATCTATGATGCCGGTCCGACGCGAGTGTTACGCACTGTGCGGGGCCGGTGGATGCATTCGTCGTCGGGAGAGGAGTTTTGCGTGGTTAGCGCGGGCCCAGGCGTTCGGGGTGGGTGTGGAGGTTGAACCGGCCGTTCCGGACGAACGTGGCGAGCGTCACGCCAGAACGCAGGGCCAGGTCGATGGCCAGCGTGCTGGCCGCGGAAACCCCCGCGATGACTGGGATTCTGGCCATGATGGCCTTCTGGACGATTTCGAAGCTGACACGTCCGCTCACCGCGAGGATTGCGGGCTGACACGTCAGTCCGCCCTCTGACGCAAGGCCTGCGCGGAGGGCTCCGGAGAGCAGCAGGGCGCCCACCACCTTGTCGACGGCGTTGTGGCGGCCCACGTCCTCGTACGCGGCCAGCAGCTGCCCCTGGGCGTCGAGCGCCAGGGCGGCGTGGACCCCCCCGGTCCGAGCGAAGTTCCGCTGCACCTCGCGCAGGCGCTCCGTGGCGCGCGCCACGGCGGCGGGGGGCAGCAGTGGACCCGGTGGAAGTGGCGCGCAGCCGGCCAGCAGGTCCTCCACGGTTCGCCGCCCACACACTCCGCATGCGGACGTGGTGAGGCTGCCCCGGCGAGTGGCTCGCTCGGAGTCGGGGTCAATAACGACACCTGGGGCGGGCGTGACTTCGAGGGTGTTTCCCCAGCCATCCTCTCCGGGACGGCCACAGTGGCTCACGGTGGCGAGGTCATTCACACCCCGGATGAGACCCTCCGCGAGGAGGAATCCGACGGCCAGTTCGCGGTCGTACCCAGGGGTCCTCATGGTCGTGGCGAGTGTCTCGCCGTTGACGCGAATCTCGAGCGGTTCCTCGACGGCGATGGAGTCGTCCTCCGGGGCGAGGAGGGTGTCGCCATTCCAGCGTTGGACCGGACGCGAGGCGATGCCTCGTGCGTCGGCGGGGGGCAGCGGAGCGCGGCGAGGAGGGCGCAGCTGTTCGAGGAGCACGTCCGCGATGGCGCCGACTTCGAGGGGCGACAGGACTTTGGGGGCGTGCGCGGGCGCGGAGGGCGAGTCGGTGACGAGGGCGAAGACGCCGGGGCGGGACAGCGCGAGCGGTGGGCCCAGGCCTTCGCGCCACACCTCCAGCTTGGGGAGCGGGCCGTCCTTCCAGCCTTCCACGAGCGCGAGGTCCAGCGAGCCGGCGAGGCGGGAGAGGAGCTCGGGGAGGGCCTCTGCCGGGGGGGTGCCGGTGGTGAGCTGGACACCGGAGGGGGTGGCGAAGCCGGTGAGGGAGGCGCCCGTGGCCTGGAAGCGGGCGGTGTCGCTGCCGGAGCGGTGGAGCGGGTGGTCGTCGGAGGAGTGCTTCACGGCGGCGACGCGCAGGCCTCGGGCGGCGAGCTCGGGAAGCAGGCGCTCCACGAGCGTGGTCTTCCCCGCGCCGGACCAGCCGATGATGCTGATGGCGGGCACCCGGCCCATGAGGCTCATGATTCGAGGCCCTCGGGTGTGGCCTCCACCGCGTGGTAGCGGGGCCGGTCGAACAGCTCCATCTCGACGAGCTCGCCCTCGCTGAAGTCCGCGCGACCCGGTGGGAGGATGACCCAGCCCTCCGCGTGGACGTTCTGGAGCAGCTGCCCCGCGCCTTGAGGGCGCAGCACGGCGCGAGGTCCGGAGGCGTCGCCGTGCTCGAGCATCGCGGTGATGAGGTACGCGAGCCCGGCTTGTTTGTGCCGCGGCTCGGACAGCCGCGCGTGGACGCGGCGCCGGGTCTCGATGACGCCCTGGTGCTTGAGCAGCACCGGGCGCGCGAGCTGGTCGAACGCGACGGTGGCCGCCCCCGGGTTGCCGGGCAACACGACGACGGTGGTGGGGCCCAGCCGCGCCACGGCCACGGGCTTGCCCGGCTTGAGGGCCACGCCATCCACGACGAAACACGCGCCCAGGGACGCGAGCACCCGCTTGACGTGGTCCTTGTCGCCCACCGACGCGCCTCCCGTGGTGATGAGCACCTCCACGTCGGATGCGAGGCGGGTGATGGCCTCGCGCAGGGTGTCCTCGTCGTCGCGGGCGCGAGCCAGGTGACACACGTCGGCGCCCGCTTCGCGCGCGAGCGCCGCGACCAATACCAGATTGCTTTCGTAAACCTGATGCGGAAGCGCGGGCTCGCCGGGACGCACGAGTTCGTCGCCGGTGGCCAGCACCGCGACACGTGGCGCGGGCCGCACGCACACCTGCGTCGCGCCCTGGGACGCGAGCACCCCCAGCACCGTGGCGCTCACGCGTTGGCCCGAGGCGACCAGGGAGGTCCCCGAGAGGACTTCCTCCCCCTCGCGGCGGATGTCATGGCCCGGTGGCACCGGGATGAAGATGTCCACGGCCAGGCCATCGGGCGTGGCGCGTGCGGCCTCCTGTCTCACCACGGCATCGGCCCCGCGAGGGATGGGCGCACCGGTGAAGATGCGCGCCGCGTCGCCGGGCTGGAGTGCTCGGGTGGGCAGGGCTCCGGCGTAGACGGTCTCGATGACCCGCAGCCGCGCGGGTCGGTCCCGGTTCGCGCCGCGTGTCTCCTCCGCGCGCACGGCCCAGCCATCCATCGCGGAGTTGTCGCAGCCGGGCAGGGTGCGCGAGGCGCGGACCTCCTCGGCCAGGAAGCGGCCCAGGGCGTCGAGCAGGGGCACCCTCTCGGACGCGGCCGGAGTCATGGCTTCCAGCGCGGCCCGCCGGGCGGCGGAAAGGGACATGAGAGGCATCGGCGCGCGCAGCCTACGCCGCGGGCCCTGGCCATTGTCCACACGGCCGCGCGCCGCTCGTCCGCTGGCTGTCCAACCATGGACTCGGCGCGTCAGCGCGGTGAAGTGCCTGGCGGTGGGCTCACTCGGCGGTGCGGGTATGGCATTCTCGGAGTGAGACGCGCGCCATGGAACCCAGCGGTGACAGCCTCGATGTGACATACCCAGACGTGACATTCGCCATCATCGCGGGAGGGCGGGGCCGGCGTCTGTCCGGAGTGCCCAAGGGCCTCCTGGAGGTCGAGGGCCGTACGGTGCTCGCGCGGCAGCTCACGCTGGCGCCACGCTTTGGCGCGGTGGTGCTGGTGGCCAATACACCGGAGCCCTATGCGCCGTATGGGCTGCGGACCGTGGCGGACGCGGTGCCGGACAAGGGGGCGCCGGGCGGTGTGCAGGCGGCGTTGGCCGCGTCGGACACGCCCTGGGTGGTCACGGTGGCGTGTGACATGCCCTTCGTCTCGTGGGAGGCATTGCGCGTGTTGCTGGGCGCGCGCGGAGACGACGTGGACGCGGTCTGCTTCGAGTCCTCGGGACGCGTGGAGCCCCTGCTGGCCGTGTATCGCTCCAGCCTGGCGCAGGTCTGGCTCGCCACGTTGTCGGAGGACCCGTCGCTGCGGCAGTTGTTGTCTCGCTTCCGGGCCCGCGTGCTGCCCGAGTCCGCGCTGCGCGCCGTGGACCCTTCGCTGCGCTCCCTGGTGAATGTGAACACGCCGGAGGACCTGTCGGCGCATGGGGTTGAGCTGCCTCGCGGGCGGTGACTCGGCGAGACAGACACGGCGGACACGCTCGG from Myxococcus stipitatus carries:
- the fdhD gene encoding formate dehydrogenase accessory sulfurtransferase FdhD translates to MPPADARGIASRPVQRWNGDTLLAPEDDSIAVEEPLEIRVNGETLATTMRTPGYDRELAVGFLLAEGLIRGVNDLATVSHCGRPGEDGWGNTLEVTPAPGVVIDPDSERATRRGSLTTSACGVCGRRTVEDLLAGCAPLPPGPLLPPAAVARATERLREVQRNFARTGGVHAALALDAQGQLLAAYEDVGRHNAVDKVVGALLLSGALRAGLASEGGLTCQPAILAVSGRVSFEIVQKAIMARIPVIAGVSAASTLAIDLALRSGVTLATFVRNGRFNLHTHPERLGPR
- the glp gene encoding gephyrin-like molybdotransferase Glp, giving the protein MPLMSLSAARRAALEAMTPAASERVPLLDALGRFLAEEVRASRTLPGCDNSAMDGWAVRAEETRGANRDRPARLRVIETVYAGALPTRALQPGDAARIFTGAPIPRGADAVVRQEAARATPDGLAVDIFIPVPPGHDIRREGEEVLSGTSLVASGQRVSATVLGVLASQGATQVCVRPAPRVAVLATGDELVRPGEPALPHQVYESNLVLVAALAREAGADVCHLARARDDEDTLREAITRLASDVEVLITTGGASVGDKDHVKRVLASLGACFVVDGVALKPGKPVAVARLGPTTVVVLPGNPGAATVAFDQLARPVLLKHQGVIETRRRVHARLSEPRHKQAGLAYLITAMLEHGDASGPRAVLRPQGAGQLLQNVHAEGWVILPPGRADFSEGELVEMELFDRPRYHAVEATPEGLES
- the mobA gene encoding molybdenum cofactor guanylyltransferase; the protein is MEPSGDSLDVTYPDVTFAIIAGGRGRRLSGVPKGLLEVEGRTVLARQLTLAPRFGAVVLVANTPEPYAPYGLRTVADAVPDKGAPGGVQAALAASDTPWVVTVACDMPFVSWEALRVLLGARGDDVDAVCFESSGRVEPLLAVYRSSLAQVWLATLSEDPSLRQLLSRFRARVLPESALRAVDPSLRSLVNVNTPEDLSAHGVELPRGR